The sequence GTGCGCGGGTCGTACTTCCAGGTCCAGGTGCCGTCGTCCTGGCATCGCAGGTTCAGCGCCAATGTGTCGCGCAGCAGCCCGGGATCGCGGCGGGCACCCATCCGCGCCATGAGAGCCGCTGCATCCTCGGGACTTGCGAACGTGCGATAGCTGCCCAGGCCGCGCATCAGACGGTCGACCGGCTCGAACTGCGCCTCGGGGCCGATGTCGACGCACACCAGCCCGCTCAGCCCGTCGGGCTTCCAAGCCGCATATGCGATCCCGTTCACGCCACCCATCGACATCCCGACCAGGATCGGCTGTTTCAGAGCCAGTGCATCGACGAACGCCGCAATGTCGCGCGCATGATCAGTGAGCGCGTACTCGCCCACATCGGACCATTGCGAATCGCCGTGTCCCCGCTGGTCGAGCGCGATGCAGCGAAAGCGCGGGCCCATTGCGAGACAGAATGCGTCCCATGTGTGCGCGGACTGCCCGCCGCCATGCAGCAGGACCAGCGGCGGGGCGTCGGCATCTCCCCAATCCAGGTAACGCATTCGCAAGCCGTTGAGCATGACAAAGCGCTGCCGCGGCGGGTCGATGCGGTCGCGGTCGATTTCGATCCTCGCATGCGCCGCGATAGCCGCCAGGTACTCCGTGCGCAGGGTCATGCCCGTGCCGCGAGTTCCGCTAGGCTGTCCTTCAGCACCTGTCGCGCGGGCTCTCGCCGTGCGAGCTGCTCGATGCGTGTGAGGCGATCGTCGCCCGTGAAAATCTCGAGGTCGCGTAGCGCCAGCGGGTCCACGCGGGTGCGCAGGATCTGGAGCTGCCGTGGCGTGAGCGGCTGGAACGGCACCGGCTGCTCGCTGAACTTCAGGTCGAAGCCGGTCTGGTCCTGCACCTGCTGGCGCGTGACGCCCGGCATCAGCGTCTCGACCTCGAGCACGCCGCCCGGGCGGAACCGCATGACGGCGAGGTCGGTAATCATGATGTGCGGCCTCGCGCCGTCTTCGTTGCCGGGGCCGCTCACGAAATCCACCTTGTGAACGAAGCAGTTGCGGTCGTGGCGCGGCACGTACATGTACAG comes from Simplicispira suum and encodes:
- a CDS encoding alpha/beta fold hydrolase codes for the protein MTLRTEYLAAIAAHARIEIDRDRIDPPRQRFVMLNGLRMRYLDWGDADAPPLVLLHGGGQSAHTWDAFCLAMGPRFRCIALDQRGHGDSQWSDVGEYALTDHARDIAAFVDALALKQPILVGMSMGGVNGIAYAAWKPDGLSGLVCVDIGPEAQFEPVDRLMRGLGSYRTFASPEDAAALMARMGARRDPGLLRDTLALNLRCQDDGTWTWKYDPRTLIGLTAKDIMDARRPLWSTLHRISCPVLIARGADSEIFLDQDAERFAKALPKGEWLAVSRARHSVQTDNPVGLAVVVREFIVRLLCR